One window of the Melospiza melodia melodia isolate bMelMel2 chromosome 15, bMelMel2.pri, whole genome shotgun sequence genome contains the following:
- the RBPMS2 gene encoding RNA-binding protein with multiple splicing 2, with protein MSNLNKDTEHTNGGGTVEEEVRTLFVSGLPVDIKPRELYLLFRPFKGYEGSLIKLTSKQPVGFVTFDSRAGAEAAKNALNGIRFDPENPQTLRLEFAKANTKMAKSKLMATPNPTNIHPALGAHFIARDPYDLTGAALIPASPEAWAPYPLYTTELTPAIPHAAFTYPAAAAAAAALHAQMRWYPPSEATQQGWKSRQFC; from the exons GTACGGACGCTGTTTGTCAGTGGCCTTCCTGTGGATATCAAACCCAGAGAGCTCTACCTTCTCTTCCGACCTTTCAAG GGTTATGAGGGGTCACTGATCAAGCTGACTTCAAAGCAG CCAGTGGGTTTTGTGACCTTCGACAGCCGAGCTGGCGCTGAAGCAGCCAAGAACGCCTTGAAT GGCATCCGCTTCGACCCCGAGAACCCGCAGACCTTGCGGTTAGAGTTCGCCAAAGCCAACACCAAGATGGCCAAGAGCAAGCTGATGGCCACCCCGAACCCCACCAACATCCACCCTGCCCTGGGTGCACACTTCATTGCACGGGACCCCT ACGACCTGACTGGAGCGGCTCTCATCCCGGCGTCCCCGGAGGCGTGGGCTCCCTACCCGCTGTACACCACGGAGCTGACCCCGGCCATCCCCCACGCCGCCTTCACGTACCCGGCAGCGGCAGCCGCGGCCGCCGCTCTGCACGCTCAG ATGCGCTGGTACCCTCCCTCTGAAGCTACCCAGCAAGGATGGAAGTCTCGTCAGTTTTGTTAG